From Streptomyces sp. NBC_00775, one genomic window encodes:
- a CDS encoding sugar phosphate isomerase/epimerase family protein, translating into MTASPRPTGQASPHSTGRASRRPTPRTSFGSTVHASPAPAPHPLRFGYGTNGLTDLRLDDALALLADLGYDGVGLTLDHMHLDPLAPDLAARTGKVARRLAILGLGVTVETGARYVLDSRRKHGPSLLDPDPDARARRVDLLIRAVRVAADLGAHAVHCFSGVTPVGTDEDTAWKRLAEALAPVLDAATRAGVPLAVEPEPGHLLSSLADFHRLRRALGDPAALGLTLDIGHCQCLEPLPPADCVRAAGPWLRHVQIEDMRRGIHEHLPFGDGEIDFPPVLEALAATGYQALTVVELPRHSHAGPHFAEQSLPFLHRAARAIPTGPEGRTP; encoded by the coding sequence ATGACCGCGAGCCCCCGCCCGACCGGCCAGGCGAGCCCCCACTCGACCGGCCGAGCGAGCCGGCGACCGACCCCGCGGACGAGCTTTGGCTCGACCGTCCACGCGAGCCCCGCCCCGGCCCCCCACCCCCTCCGCTTCGGCTACGGCACCAACGGCCTCACCGACCTCCGTCTGGACGACGCCCTCGCCCTCCTCGCCGACCTCGGCTACGACGGTGTGGGCCTGACCCTCGACCACATGCACCTCGACCCGCTCGCCCCGGATCTGGCTGCCCGCACCGGGAAGGTGGCACGCAGGCTGGCGATCCTCGGCCTTGGCGTGACGGTCGAGACCGGCGCCCGCTATGTCCTCGACTCGCGACGCAAACACGGCCCCTCCCTCCTGGACCCGGACCCGGACGCCCGCGCGCGCCGTGTCGACCTGCTCATCCGTGCCGTGCGGGTCGCCGCCGACCTCGGCGCCCACGCCGTGCACTGCTTCAGCGGAGTCACCCCGGTCGGCACGGACGAGGACACCGCCTGGAAACGCCTGGCGGAGGCGCTCGCCCCCGTGCTGGACGCTGCCACCCGTGCCGGCGTCCCGCTCGCCGTCGAGCCCGAACCCGGTCACCTGCTCTCCTCCCTCGCCGACTTCCACCGTCTGCGCCGAGCACTCGGCGACCCGGCCGCCCTCGGTCTCACCCTGGACATCGGCCACTGCCAGTGCCTGGAACCTTTGCCGCCCGCCGACTGCGTGCGCGCCGCCGGCCCCTGGCTGCGGCACGTCCAGATCGAGGACATGCGCCGCGGCATTCACGAACACCTCCCGTTCGGGGACGGGGAGATCGACTTCCCGCCCGTACTCGAAGCCCTGGCCGCCACCGGCTACCAGGCGCTGACCGTCGTCGAACTGCCCCGCCACTCCCACGCGGGCCCCCACTTCGCCGAACAGTCCCTCCCGTTCCTCCACCGCGCGGCCCGGGCGATCCCCACCGGCCCCGAAGGGAGAACCCCGTGA
- a CDS encoding SCO3242 family prenyltransferase yields MARLGPRAWEQARAWAELLRLPALFTVPGDALAGAAAIGVRPNSRTLLAIGSSVCLYEAGMALNDWADRAEDAVERPHRPLPSGRVRPAAALVAAGALTAAGLALADRAGRPALAVAVPLAATVWAYDLALKRTPAGPAAMATARGLDVLLGATATGGTSPSAHMLPGVTAACRTARRALPSALAVATHTLAMTMVSRGETQGGSPVAPLTALATTGALAWALANSPAGTGQPGHPAAARSQPAGDTPTAPESTPLGGARASLDQTPGVTPSPSPGPGRPGPSPSPGPAPRLSPTPVTDTLRGALTLAYAATSARPLFHAVLNPSPPLTQRAVGGGIRAMIPLQATLAARAGAPVTALLTAALAPAARKFARKVSVT; encoded by the coding sequence TTGGCCCGACTGGGCCCGCGGGCGTGGGAGCAGGCCCGGGCCTGGGCTGAACTTCTCCGGCTGCCCGCCCTGTTCACCGTCCCCGGAGACGCTCTCGCGGGGGCCGCCGCCATCGGCGTCCGCCCGAACTCCCGCACCCTCCTCGCCATCGGTTCCTCCGTCTGTCTGTACGAGGCGGGCATGGCCCTGAACGACTGGGCCGATCGCGCCGAGGACGCCGTGGAACGCCCGCACCGTCCGTTGCCCTCCGGCCGCGTACGCCCGGCCGCAGCGCTGGTGGCGGCCGGAGCTCTGACGGCAGCGGGCCTCGCCCTGGCGGACCGCGCGGGCCGTCCCGCCCTCGCGGTCGCCGTGCCCCTCGCCGCCACGGTCTGGGCGTATGACCTGGCGCTCAAACGAACGCCCGCCGGACCTGCGGCGATGGCCACGGCGCGGGGCCTGGACGTACTGCTCGGCGCTACGGCGACCGGAGGTACCTCTCCGAGCGCGCACATGCTCCCCGGCGTGACCGCCGCCTGCCGCACCGCCCGACGCGCCCTCCCCTCTGCCCTCGCCGTGGCCACCCACACCCTCGCGATGACCATGGTGTCGCGCGGCGAGACGCAGGGTGGTTCGCCGGTGGCACCGCTGACCGCGCTGGCCACGACCGGTGCGCTGGCCTGGGCATTGGCGAACAGCCCGGCAGGCACAGGGCAGCCCGGGCACCCCGCGGCTGCACGGTCACAGCCCGCCGGGGACACCCCAACAGCCCCTGAGTCGACGCCCCTTGGCGGAGCGAGAGCGAGCCTCGACCAAACACCCGGCGTCACCCCAAGTCCAAGTCCAGGCCCAGGCCGCCCAGGTCCAAGTCCAAGCCCTGGCCCCGCTCCCCGCCTTTCACCGACCCCTGTGACAGACACCCTCCGCGGAGCCCTCACCCTCGCCTACGCCGCGACCTCCGCCCGCCCGCTCTTCCACGCCGTCCTGAACCCCTCACCCCCGCTCACCCAACGAGCCGTCGGCGGCGGAATCCGCGCCATGATCCCCCTCCAGGCCACCCTCGCCGCCCGAGCGGGCGCCCCCGTCACCGCTCTCCTGACGGCCGCGCTCGCCCCAGCTGCCCGCAAGTTCGCGAGGAAGGTGAGCGTCACATGA
- a CDS encoding inositol-3-phosphate synthase, translated as MPASLSEPRVGVWLIGARGSVATTVIAGCAAVTAGLHAPTGMVTETDLLADCGLPALPSLVFGGHDTVDCPLPKRAEALVAGGVLPHGLPSAITAELAAADREIRPGGPAPGDTREPTELVDAFATDIRDFVRRCGLARAVVVNVASTEPTPVGIASTEYAPTETASLERAHGGTAFVAGARGGTPLPPSSLYAAAALRAGCPYVNFTPSTGLHHPALASLAESSGLPYAGRDGKTGQTLLRSVLGPMFAQRALAVRAWSGTNLLGGGDGAALADPAAAAAKNAGKERVLADTLGTAPEGETHIDDVPALGDWKTAWDHIAFDGFLGTRMFLQTTWQGCDSALAAPLILDLARLTARAHEAGLTGPLTELGFYFKDPVGKGPAALGEQYAALGGFAARLRALSGEVR; from the coding sequence ATGCCCGCGTCCCTTTCCGAACCCCGGGTGGGGGTGTGGCTGATCGGAGCGCGCGGCTCCGTCGCCACCACCGTCATCGCGGGCTGCGCGGCCGTCACCGCCGGCCTGCATGCCCCGACGGGCATGGTCACCGAAACCGACCTCCTCGCCGACTGCGGTCTGCCCGCCCTGCCGTCCCTCGTCTTCGGCGGCCACGACACGGTGGACTGCCCGCTCCCCAAGCGCGCGGAGGCCCTGGTCGCCGGCGGCGTACTCCCGCACGGCCTCCCCTCGGCGATCACGGCCGAACTGGCGGCCGCCGACCGGGAGATCCGCCCCGGAGGGCCGGCCCCTGGCGACACCCGCGAGCCGACCGAGCTGGTGGACGCCTTCGCGACGGACATACGGGACTTCGTACGCCGGTGCGGACTGGCCCGGGCGGTGGTGGTGAACGTGGCCTCGACGGAGCCGACGCCCGTCGGGATCGCCTCCACGGAGTACGCGCCCACCGAGACGGCATCCCTGGAGCGCGCGCACGGAGGGACGGCCTTCGTGGCGGGGGCTCGCGGAGGGACGCCGCTGCCACCGAGCTCTCTGTACGCGGCGGCAGCGCTGCGGGCCGGCTGCCCCTACGTGAACTTCACCCCCTCGACGGGCCTGCACCACCCGGCTCTGGCGTCCTTGGCCGAGTCCAGCGGGCTGCCCTACGCGGGGCGCGACGGCAAGACCGGCCAGACGCTGCTCCGGTCGGTGCTCGGCCCGATGTTCGCCCAGCGCGCGCTGGCGGTCCGCGCCTGGTCCGGCACGAACCTCCTGGGCGGCGGCGACGGAGCGGCCCTCGCCGACCCGGCCGCCGCCGCGGCCAAGAACGCCGGCAAGGAGCGCGTGCTGGCGGACACCCTCGGCACGGCCCCGGAGGGCGAGACCCACATCGACGACGTCCCCGCCCTCGGCGACTGGAAGACCGCCTGGGACCACATCGCCTTCGACGGCTTCCTCGGCACGCGGATGTTCCTCCAGACCACCTGGCAGGGCTGCGACTCCGCGCTCGCGGCCCCCCTGATTCTCGACCTCGCCCGCCTGACGGCCCGCGCCCACGAGGCAGGCCTCACCGGCCCATTGACCGAACTCGGCTTCTACTTCAAGGACCCGGTGGGGAAGGGGCCCGCTGCGCTGGGGGAGCAGTACGCGGCGCTGGGCGGGTTTGCGGCTCGGCTTCGGGCCCTCTCCGGGGAGGTCCGGTGA